Part of the Ruania alba genome is shown below.
CGGGGTCTGGCGGGACGAGACGCGCGAACGGCAGCGCCACGAGGGAGGCGAGCGATGACCACGCTGACCGCACGCGGGCTCTCCCGCACCTACCCCACCGGCTCAGGCGATGTACATGCGCTGGTCGAGGCCGATCTGGAGGTCCACGACGGTGAGCTGGTGGTGGTGCGCGGCCCGTCCGGATCGGGCAAGACCACCCTGCTGAACCTGCTCGGCGGACTGGACCGGCCGTCGTCGGGGGCGGTGTTCCTGGACGAGACCGAACTCAGCGCCCTCGCCGAGAAGGAAGCCCTCGAGCTGCGCCAGGCGACGCTGGCGTTCGTGTTCCAGTCCTTCGGGCTGGTGCCGGTGCTCTCGGCGGCCGAGAACGTGGAGGTGCCGTTGCGGCTGCGCCGGATTGCCGGAGGCGAGCGGGAGGAACGGGTGGCCGCGGCGCTGGCGGCGGTCGGGCTCACCCCGCACGCGAACCAGCGCCCGTACGAGCTCTCCGGCGGGCAGCAGCAGCGGGTGGGGATCGCGCGGGCGCTCGTCACGGACCCGCAGGTGCTCATCGCCGACGAGCCCACGGGGCAGCTGGACTCCGCGACGGCGGCCACGATCATGGATCTCCTGGCGGAGCTGACGTCCGAGCGTGGCATCGCCGCCGTGGTCTCCACGCACGACCCGTTGTTGATCGGGCGGGCAGACCGGGTGGTGCAGCTGCACGACGGGCATCTGACAGCGGCTAACGTCGAGTCGTGACAACGTCGACCACCGTCCTGATCATCTCCGCGGTCTGTTTCGTCCGCGCCGACCAGCACCTGCTCACCGTGCGCAAGCAGGGCACCACCCGGTTCATGCTCCCGGGCGGCAAGGTAGACCCCGGCGAGACGGCCGCGCAGGCAGCGGTGCGAGAGGTGGCCGAGGAACTCGGGCTGGAGGTGCCCGAGTCGGCGCTGCGCCCGCTCGGGGCCTACCAGGAGGCGGCCGCCAATGAGGCGGACACCCGGGTGGACGCCACGATCTTCACCGCGGCGCTTCCCGGTGAACCGCGGGCGGCGCGGGAGATCGCCGAGCTGCGCTGGACCGACCTGAGGGACACTCCCACCGATCTCGCTCCCCTGCTCGTCCGGCACGTGGTCCCTGCCCTGCGAGGTGCAACAGTTTAGTTGCACCTCGACGCCAGGTGACCTACTGTGGGTGCAACGCATCGATTGCACCAGGAGGTAGGGATGAGCGAGAACGCAGCGGTGGCCGATCCGGACGCCGGCACCATCACCCGGACGATCACCATCGACGCACCCCGGGAAAGAGTGTGGGCAGCGCTGACCACCGCGGAGCAGCTCGGGATCTGGTGGGATCCGGTCCAGCTCCCGGACGGGTGGCACGCCGGCTCGCTGGGTTCGTTCTTCTGGGAGGGCACGCCATACCCGGTGCGGCTGGACGTGGTGGATCCGCCGGTGCAGCTCGCCTTCACCTGGGGTGACCTGGGTGGCGAGATCGACGCCACCTCCACCACCGTCCAGTTCACCCTCACCGAGCACGACGGCGGAACGCGCCTTCGTGTGCACGAGTCCGGTTTCCTGAACAAGCCGGCCGCGCAGCGCCGGGCGGCGATGGCGGAGAACACCGGCGGCTGGAACACGGTGCTGGACTCGCTGACCACGTTCGTCACCACGCCCACGGAACAGGCGGCAGGTGCGCAGCTGTGAGCCGGTCGTCCGAGACTGCCGGCACTGCCCCGGGCGAGCTGGTGGCCGTGTGCGCGGCACTGGCGGATGAGACCCGCTGGCAGATCCTCGCTGCGCTCGGCACGCGCGAGGCGTCGGCCAGCGGACTCGCCCGGGAACTGCCGGTGACTCGCCAGGCGATCGCCCGGCACCTGAGCGTGCTGGAGGCGGTCGGCCTGGTGGAGGCCACCTCCGAGGGCGCGGGACGCACCGGACGTGCGGTGGAGTACCGCGCCCTGGGCGCCCCGCTCTCCCGGCTGGCCGAGCAGCTGGAGACGATCGGGCGCGGCTGGGATCGCCGTCTGGCCCAGATCAAGAAGGTTGCGGAGTCCTGACGCGGGACTAGGCCGGCGGCTCCGCGGCCGCCGCCGCGCTCGCCGCTGCGGGCAGGGCGTCGAGGATCCGCTGCACGGCCGCATCGTCGTGCGCCGCGGAGACGAACCATGCCTCGAACGCCGACGGGGGCAGGCTGACGCCCGCCTCCAGCATGGCGTGGAAGAACGGCGGGTACCGCCAGGCCTGCGCGGCCTGCACCTCGGCGTAGCTGTGCGGGCGATCCGCCGTCCACCCGCACGCGTCGGCGGACCCGAAGGCGAAGGAGAACAGTGTCCCGGCCCGCTGCACCGCCACGGGGACTCCCTCGGCCGCGAGCGCCTCTTCCACCGCGGCCGCGATGGTGTCAGCCACGTGCTGCAGCCGGGCGTACACCTCGTCATCGGCGAGCCGCAGGGTGGCCAGTCCGGCGGCGACGGCCACCGGGTTCCCGGAGAGGGTTCCTGCCTGGTACACGGGCCCGGTCGGTGCGAGAGCACGCATCACCTCGGCCCGTCCGGCGAGCGCGGCCACCGGCATACCGCCGCCGATCACTTTGCCGAAGGTGAGCAGGTCGGGGGTCCAGTCGGCTTCGACGCCCCACCAGCCGGCCGGGCCGGTGCGGAAGCCGGTGAGCACCTCGTCGGCGATGAAGAGCGCACCGTTCGCACGCGCCAGCTCACTGACTGCGGCGTTGAAGCCGGGCTCGGGTGCCACCACGCCCATGTTCGCGGCAGCGGCCTCGGTGATGACGGCGGCGATCTGGCCCGGGTGCGCCTCGAACGCAGCGCGTACGGCGTCGAGGTCGTTGTAGGGCAGCACGATGGTCTGGGCGGCGAACGCGGCGGGCACTCCGGCGGAGCCGGGCAGGGACAGCGTCGCCACGCCCGAGCCGGCGTCGGCCAGCAGCCCGTCGGAATGGCCGTGGTAGTGCCCGGCGAACTTGATGATCAGGTCACGCCCTGTCACCCCGCGGGCGAGGCGCAACGCCGTCATGGTGGCCTCGGTGCCGGTCGAGACCAACCGGACGAGTTCCGCCACCGGGACCCGTTCCCGGACCAGCTCGGCGAGCTCCACCTCGGCGAGCGTGGGCGCGCCGAAGGAGAGTCCACGGGCGGCGGCCTCTTGCACGGCCCGGACCACCTCGGGGTGGGCGTGCCCGAGGATCGCCGGGCCCCACGAGCCGACCAGGTCCACGTACTCACGGTCGCCGGCGTAGACGTACGGGCCTGCGGCCCGGTCGATGAACACCGGGTCGCCACCGACGCCTGCGAACGCCCGCACCGGGGAGTTCACGCCGCCAGGAATAGCAGTGCTCGCGCGTTCGTACGGGGATGTCATCACAGCTCCTCGGTGGTCAGGCGCTGGGCCAGCTCGGTGGCCCAGTAGGTCAGCACGGCGTCGGCGCCGGCGCGGCGGATGGCGAGCACGCTCTCGGCGATCACGGCTTCCCGGTCCAGCCAGCCCTGCGCGGCGGCCGCCTCGACCATGGCGTAC
Proteins encoded:
- a CDS encoding SRPBCC domain-containing protein, with the translated sequence MSENAAVADPDAGTITRTITIDAPRERVWAALTTAEQLGIWWDPVQLPDGWHAGSLGSFFWEGTPYPVRLDVVDPPVQLAFTWGDLGGEIDATSTTVQFTLTEHDGGTRLRVHESGFLNKPAAQRRAAMAENTGGWNTVLDSLTTFVTTPTEQAAGAQL
- a CDS encoding ABC transporter ATP-binding protein, with the translated sequence MTTLTARGLSRTYPTGSGDVHALVEADLEVHDGELVVVRGPSGSGKTTLLNLLGGLDRPSSGAVFLDETELSALAEKEALELRQATLAFVFQSFGLVPVLSAAENVEVPLRLRRIAGGEREERVAAALAAVGLTPHANQRPYELSGGQQQRVGIARALVTDPQVLIADEPTGQLDSATAATIMDLLAELTSERGIAAVVSTHDPLLIGRADRVVQLHDGHLTAANVES
- a CDS encoding NUDIX hydrolase, with protein sequence MTTSTTVLIISAVCFVRADQHLLTVRKQGTTRFMLPGGKVDPGETAAQAAVREVAEELGLEVPESALRPLGAYQEAAANEADTRVDATIFTAALPGEPRAAREIAELRWTDLRDTPTDLAPLLVRHVVPALRGATV
- the hemL gene encoding glutamate-1-semialdehyde 2,1-aminomutase codes for the protein MTSPYERASTAIPGGVNSPVRAFAGVGGDPVFIDRAAGPYVYAGDREYVDLVGSWGPAILGHAHPEVVRAVQEAAARGLSFGAPTLAEVELAELVRERVPVAELVRLVSTGTEATMTALRLARGVTGRDLIIKFAGHYHGHSDGLLADAGSGVATLSLPGSAGVPAAFAAQTIVLPYNDLDAVRAAFEAHPGQIAAVITEAAAANMGVVAPEPGFNAAVSELARANGALFIADEVLTGFRTGPAGWWGVEADWTPDLLTFGKVIGGGMPVAALAGRAEVMRALAPTGPVYQAGTLSGNPVAVAAGLATLRLADDEVYARLQHVADTIAAAVEEALAAEGVPVAVQRAGTLFSFAFGSADACGWTADRPHSYAEVQAAQAWRYPPFFHAMLEAGVSLPPSAFEAWFVSAAHDDAAVQRILDALPAAASAAAAAEPPA
- a CDS encoding ArsR/SmtB family transcription factor gives rise to the protein MSRSSETAGTAPGELVAVCAALADETRWQILAALGTREASASGLARELPVTRQAIARHLSVLEAVGLVEATSEGAGRTGRAVEYRALGAPLSRLAEQLETIGRGWDRRLAQIKKVAES